In Apis mellifera strain DH4 linkage group LG10, Amel_HAv3.1, whole genome shotgun sequence, the genomic window TAGATGACGTCACATAGGATTGGTTACGTTTGTACGACTTGGAAAGgaaggatataataataagattgcttggaaaaatatttgacaataTTCGATTAGCGATTGGCGAAAGCGTGCGCCAATTCCGTTATATCCTCGATCGATCACATGGTGGGAATGGACAGGTCGTGGGGACAGGTCGATAAAAATGATCCCTGAATTCGGTTGAAAATGGTCAGCGGACAAAGTCGATCGTGGACGATCGTGCAGAggcaaaggagagagagagagagaaaggatcgATGTGCGGTCTGCAAGAACGGGTCGTGCTGTTAGTAAGCGACAGAAGGTGGATGGAAAGCATCATTCAGATGTACCTCCTAAGTGCACCGAGGAAGCCACGAGTCAGCCTTTATGATAgttattaatatcgaatagTCAGCCACCGTGCACCATTACGGACATAATGGGACGCCATTTTTTCCCGCGACAATGAGGCACCCTGTTAAACGCTCGATGCGTGTGCATTACTCACGCGGATGATTAAGCTTCGTTAATATATCCGAATGATACGGCGCGCCACGAAATTTAACCGAATCTTCCgtctaaattttcgaatatgtgcaaattttatgttaaatatagtCGTTAAATACACAACACCTTGTGctgtttcgaatcgatttttcgatttttgtgCGTACATTTTTGTTCGAAGTATATGAAGATACGAAGAattgaaaacgaaaattaacatttctttctctccgttcCAGATCGCCTGCCGAGTAAGTCTTTAATTCTGTTCTTAAAAACATGTTGGAACGATTTCTAGATTacgttttaatgataattgacAAATGATTTATAGGTTCACGTCGCAGCAGGCACAAGAAGTTCGATTGTTCAGGAATGTGTTTTCGCAAATTAACCACATCCATCTACGATTTTGTTTCACTGGTCAAGAGATTTATTCGAACGTTTAACCATAGTTTTGGTAAATGAGTCATCAAAAGCAGGTAACCAAGCAAaagtaacattttattatttctataaaactagtgcgaaataatttattttttttaatttctttaacctTTCAATCTCTTCCCGAGGAAACGTACGACTAAAACTAAATCGTCCAGGAGAAGGAAGATCTTAAAAATCATTCCGATCTTATGATCTTCCGTCTCCTTATCACGCGTCCACGATCGAAATCTCTTTCGATCCGATAAATTTCGGATTCAAAAATCGATCTGGAAATCTTTTTGCaatccattttaaatttatttattaacagacAAACGAGATCCGTTAGGTTTGGTCGAAGAATACCaggatttgtttaattttcttcattcattATAATCCTTGTGAAATTAGCTTTCTATCTAACcatcgtaataatttattatttctgataCCGTTATTAACACTTTCCACTTTATGACAAAAATATCACGATCGAGTTTAATCTCGTCTTCGCGgcgcgaagaaaaatattccgcGGGTGTCGAGGCAACGTTGAAGAACGTCGAAGAAATTTCTCTCGCGGAATAATCGACGAGCTGCTTCTAAATCAACCTTGCCCTCGGGGCAACAGTGCACGCAAGAGATATCTTCCGCGTCGGATATCAACGGTCACCCGGAAGCGAGAGGAAAACACCGGTCTGTAATTAATCGACGCCCGCGACGCGGTTAAGTAAACTCGGTTAATTGGATAAGCAAAGCGGAGAAGGAAAGGGGCGGTTAACCGGTCGGCCCGTGATTACGCGTgcatgcaaattttattaaagccGCGGAGGGAGTTCCTCCAccttgataatttataacgtATAAACGAGTGGCTCGCGTGACTCGTACCCGACTTCCCCGACCgggatattacaatattttccgGCTGTACGAAAGCCACTCCGCGGATCTTGCCTACCCTACCCCCGCAGAAGTGAAGAAAAAGCGGCGGAATTAGGAAGAAGAGGGGATGCATACGCTCGGTTGGAAAATATTGTGAAAGGTGTCGAGAGATGAATGGTCGAGAGGAACGCGAGGGATCGAGAAAAGTTAATCCTCGTTAGCCGGTTTCGGCTTAGGTGGATAACGTTTCGCTCATTTCTGGATCGATTGGATTCGAAGGATCTCTCGCAGTAAAGATCCATCGTGTTAGCaatctttaattatcttcGAAACTCGATCGATCCGATTCGATCCTCCCCGAATTAAATCCTCCGCCGgacagaaaatttaaaagaaagggTTCGAGACGGAGAAGCTACCTGACTAATCCTTCGTTGTCCCTTAAGAGACACGGAGCAAGCAAGATTCGGAGGTCCGCGCGAAAAATTCGGGAAactgggagggaggggaggatctACGCGTGGAGGACGTGGAAAAGATCCATCATATTAGCTAGCaatctttaattatcttcGAAACTCGATCGATCCTCCCCGAATTAAATCCTCCGCcggagagaaaatttaaaagaaagggTTCGAGACGGAGAAGCTACCTGACTAATCCTTTGCTGTCCCTTGGAGAGACACTGGATTTGGAGCAAGCGGGATTCGGAGGTCGGCGCGAAAAACTCGAGAAactgggagggaggggagaatcTACGCGCGGAGGACGCGGAAAAGATCCATCATATTAGCTAGCaatctttaattatcttcGAAACTCGATCGATCCTCCCCGAATTAAATCCTCCGCcggagagaaaatttaaaagaaagggTTCGAGACGGAGGAGCTACCTGACTAATCCCTCGTTGTCcctcggagagagagagacacggaTCCGGAGCAAGCGGGATTCGGAGAGATCGGGGCGAGAAACTCGGGAAactgggagggaggggagaaggatCTAGGCGCGGAGGACGATCGAGATCGAGGGGAATGGGTCCCCCGCCCGCCCCCTTGGGCCATCCTTCCGCGAGAGGCGTGCATGAAAAGGCGGAGTTCCGACATGCGCCTTGCCGCGTTTCCCGCCCATGGAAACCGGTTAGATTGGCGAGAGGCCCGGCCGGGAAACGGGTCTCCAATTGGCAGTGGTGCCATAGTCGCCAATGGAGCGCTGGTATCAGGCGGGGAGCGGCCGCCACTGGCCGAGCTTGCGATCGCATCGACGGGTGCAACGGGTGGCCTTGGGTGGGGGTAGGGGGTGTTTCCAAGCGGGCCGGCCGCGCGCCCGTTTCCACGTGCCGGAGCGAGAGGGCGAGAGGGAGGGGGTACGCGGGGAGGACGGGGGGGGGGGCGCGGGGCGAGGGGGGTTAGCTGGCGAgcaggcagagagagagagaaagagaggaagggatggacgggagaaagagagagggcaCAGGTTCGTAAACGCCGAAATCGGCCGAGTTGCTCCTCGGCGGGAGCCCAGTGCCGACCTCTCAGTCCCGCTGTGAACGCAGCAAGGAACGCTACGGATCTTTCACCCTCGATGCTCCAAGACGCGTTTTCCTCGTCTCCTTCGTGCGCATCATCGTCACGGGCGTCATCGTCACAGTCGTGCTAGTCGTCTTTTCCAAACGTGCATCGAGAATCGTTTGGGTGTCCTAGTGGTCGATGAAAAACGTGGCTCGAGCGCGGACAGACTGACGGTGTTGCGGTTCAACTCGAGTGTCGTGTCGTTTTCGAAAGCAACGCGACACATCGGAGAAGaatcatttcgaaaatttcgaattcttcgCTTCACCGTTACTCGGAGTAATTACCGCGGTTAGTAATCTACTCTGAGTGAGAACGAAGGAAAGAACAACAAGAGAGAACAAGGGAGGAAACGAAAGATACAGACGGATGGACGTCGAGGGAAACGAGAGACGAATTCGAACGAGTGCAGAGTGAGGTCGCGGATGGACTTGTGCGCAATCTTACGACGCGTAGTAGTACAGTGGTGTGATACGATTCTGCTTGCCGGCCGACGATCGACAATCGAGCGACGTATCTCGAGCGCGAGTATCTTCGAGCGACCCCGTCAATCCGAGACATGATCTCGTTTCTCAACTGACCGAGAGGGccggagagaagaaaaaatcagGATCAGGATGATGAACGCGTTCCTGGACGGCGTGTCCTCGCATCCGCACCACCTCGCCAACCTCGGCATCAAGCTGTCGCCCAGCGGTGGCGGCGGCACCGCTGGATCAACGGACGCCGGCACAGGTGTCCAACCGGCACCGGGCGACGCCCCGTCCCAACAGCACCACCACTTCCACCCCCAAGGATATCCCCCTCACCACCCCCATCCGGCGTCCCACATGGCGCCCCACATGGGCCACCACATGAGCCATCATCCCGGCTACGCGGCCCGCGACTTCCTCCTGCGCCGCGAGCACGAGTTCAACGCGACCGCGAATCCAACCACGCCCGAGAGCGGGCTCGGACTGTTCACGCCGCTCCACCACGACGGGACGGCGGCCACCATGCAGCAATTCTCCCATCATCCGAGCCAGCATCCCCTGGCGGCCGGCCACTATCCCGGCCACTATCCCCAGGACTCGAGGCTACCCCCTCACCACCAGTACCTGGCCGCCCCCCATTTGACGCCGGCCTCGATCCACCACCAGCAGCACTCGGCCGTCACCCATCCGAGCCATCATCCCCACGGCGCGTTCCTCAGGTACATGAGGAGCAACGGGAGCGgaggtggcggcggcggcggcggcggggcCGGCGGGGCCGGTGGGATCGGCGGCGGCCAGAGGCAAGAGATGTCCTGCATGTGGGTCGACCAGGACGCGCCCGGTCCCGGAAGGAAGCTTTGCGGCAAACTCTTCAACTCCCTCCACGACATCGTGACGCATCTCACCGTGGAGCACGTGGGCGGTCCCGAGTGCACCACGCACGCGTGCTTCTGGCAGGGATGCTCGCGTAACGGCAGGGCCTTCAAGGCCAAGTACAAGCTCGTCAATCACATAAGGGTGCACACCGGCGAGAAACCCTTCCCCTGCCCGTTCCCCGGATGCGGCAAAGTCTTCGCGAGATCCGAGAACTTGAAAATTCACAAGAGGACGCACACCGGTGAGTGTACACCTTGCTTCGTTGCTCTTCCTAACAGTGTTACGCGTTCGCCTCCCCCCGTTCTTTCCAAGGGGAGCGAGGTTTTCGAGTTTTCGCCAAGAAAAGTATCTGTATAAGTAAGGAGATCGAGTTCCAATCTCAAGATCGTCGCGCGGGAGGAGTACGGAAAAAAGGACAATAGAGGATAAAGGGAAATCGTTACTCCGAAAGGATTATAACCGTTGGAGACGCGCCGAATGAACGGCCAGGGCCGTGACTATCgcccttccctctcctctctccgtcCACTCTTTCTGGCCTTCGTTACATCCGAAACGAGAACGCCCCCGGCGCCTCCACTCGTTTCAATATAATCAACCGGCTGTTTACGATGACAAGAATTTTTCGGGGCGCAATTAAGAAATTACCGGCCCATATATTGTGCCGTTTTATGCCCGCCCGTCCCTCGACAATGTATCTACACGTATATACGCGCGCATATATACACGTGAAACGGTCGTGACACGAGTCGTCCCATTGGCTATCCCGGGGCCCGACGGACAGACGCCAGGCGTCCACCCAGTCGCAcggatctttctctctcacggACCGGCTGCTGTTACGAGATTCCTTTCTGGACAGTCACTACTAATTTCACCTCGTAGTTTTATTGTCCAATCGTCCGTTACCACGAAACACCGTGTCGTAGTACtgttcttcccttccttccttccttccttcctttctttttctcttcttcaattttatcccTATCTCCTCACAGGAGGAGGATATACTCGTCGTCTCGCCAACGAATCCCACCTCGTGAAATCACGGGGACCGAGTGAATCCATTAGCGGCTACATCTGTCGCTTGGCTGTCGTCGTTAATTGATTATACAACTTGTTTCGAGTTACAGCTATGGGGATTTTCCATGGTTACTATACACGGGAGGGGACGTTCGATCGTGTCGCGTGTTTGTTTTCAACCCTTTCGTGTTCTCAGACGAGAATATTTCAAACCGATTGCTAAAaacgaataatgaaatttctcgCTATTATCAGAATCTTGAAAAATCCGACCGCAATAATCTGCTTCTCAAGCTTCTCGAGGATTAACGTGGAGAGATTGGAGGAGGAATCTGTGAAATTCTTCTCCGTATACTGTATACGCAATGTACAATATAAGGTTGGTGCAAAGTATCAAAGTTCACGAGTTTTCGTACGATGAACTCTGTTGCGGGTTCTTTAACGACCACCGCGAACGCCGCAAGGGAGAATTCAATTAAGGGTCccgggaaggggggaggggagcgcAATATTGTATCGCTTCTGATCGCATATTTCAACCGCGCTAACGTTACCACGCTATTTCCGTTCGCACGAATTTCACGCCTGCATCGTTCGACGAGCTCTCCTACGAGCGTCGTGCATTCCTATTTCCAATCTTGCAATTCAATCCGCGTGTCCGTCCAACGCGGACCGAATCCCCTGCGCATCGATCGCCTCTCGATCGATCCGTCATCTCTCGTCAAATCCCATATATACAAGgatattttttccatcgacttttttccttccaaagTTTTCGAATTCCAAACATCTTTTACCTGAGACCAAATTCTTTCGTATAAACGtgtgatatattaattgaaatatctctGCCTGAAGTTACACTCTCGATTGAAAAGAaggaatttttccaatttatattcgactcgaacgggggagggggagaaggaggagattcgatcgaaatttcgatatacAGGCGGGACGTTGTTGCATCATCGTGGCGGGACCTGGAAGATTAGGGTCCCGACTGTGCGAGGAgagaaatcaattaaaattcatttagttGGCGCGTCGTTCGGTGGCCCTCTTCCGACTCCCCCCCccttcttttcgaaataaattggcATTTTCAAAAAACGCTCGCACGCATGGCTTCACGCTTTGTTTCCAGGCGTTCCCCGTTTCACGCGCGTGTACGCTCACGATGCCCCTTTATTGCCCTCGCCCTCCGCCCTTCTTTCATTCTCTTCTCCGCCGCGACTGCGCACACAAAAGCGAGTTCGACGCTGCTGAttctttgttctttctttttctctctttttctttctttttttctttctcgttgtTTATCGTGGAAACAGCTCGGACAAATATTTTGCCTCGCGCTTATTCAACAATGATGGTTGCGCAACAATCCGAACGAGGTGAACGGGAGAAGCAGCGTCGAGTCACGTAATTACCGTcaaatttcgttgaaaaaaagtatatatatatagtgataaaaagtatagaataagaaatagtTTCTCGTCAGTGAATTCTGACCGATGCTCGAGGAAAACTAATGGATGATGATACGATGAAAAAGTTTCCTGAAGAGACGTTCCCTTAAGAAGCTTCAGACAAAGTATTCAGAAGTTTGTTCGCAACTTTAACAACAAGCGAGCAAAGTTATTCCAAAGATTTTCTCTCTGTTTTTACGCTCGACGATCCAAGATGTACTCCCCTCCCCTGTCCCTCCGGAGAGTGTTTTTATCAAAgtgaaattagattataattccCGACTTAATGGAAATAAGAAAGATGGAAAGATGAAAGAGTTTCGTTGAagtgattattaaaaagacacgattcttaattaatcgatcCTCCGtcgattgtaaattatttcgaaataaaatatcttccgATGAaacgttatataaataatattcgttccattttcttcccacctttttaattatcaaagaaattttactaTCGATCGGTCCAATCTTCCATTTCATTATCCATCAGTGATCAATGATCGCGTGGGGGAGTTGAAAAACCGtctggtatatatatataagtaacgTTCCTATTAATCCGCAGATGCGACCCGTTGGAAACGGTGTCACCCATTAGGCGCAAATTGATATGCATTATAAAGAGAGACTATCCCCGTCGACAAAGAAGGATGAGACGAGCCAAccgaagagataaaaaaaaagaagagagagagagagagagagaagaaagaagaataaacgCGTGTAAACGCGTCGATTCTTGCATGCGTGCGTGATACGAGTGACGCGACGATTGGTCGGATCGACAATGGTATCCCCTTTAGGACGAAGCGCCATTGGTCAGGATTTTCGGAGGGTTAGAGACGGAGTGGAATAAGGGGATGATACGGGATGAGTCGTCGACCTGGGGGCTGTTGTGGAATAAGCGTTAAGTAGGGGCGAGCGtgtcgaggagagagaggaaaaaaaagggggactCGGAGCGAGTAAATGGCTTCGACGCTCAACCAaacgattgaatatttttccccGGCGACGAGAAGAAtcaatctctctcttctcATTTTGCATGGAAGGAAACTTTTTACCGATTATCATCGCGTGATAATTTCCTCAACGTCAACAACGTACGTAAGAATCGAgcaaatcgattaaaatttttccgcgCGTACGAGAGATCGAACGAGTGTGCAAAAAGACGAgtattgcaataataattccgcgagagaaggagggaggaacGCGCAGAATAGAAAATAGGCAGCGTTTCCAAGGAAGGTGACAGGAGGGAAAAAGATGGGAGGAAATATTCCACGGGACAGGAAGCGGAAGAGTggcgaaagaaaaaggagaagagggaCGAGGAAGGAGGATGATATTTGCGGCGGGAGTATATAATCGTCGAGGAAATCGACGAGGACGATCGACGACGCGGTAAAGCACCGTTCCAAcgggaggaagggggaggacgAACATTGTAAGTCTGTTGGTAACTAATGGCGGCCGGCCGTTGAGATCGGAATCGGAGATGCATGATCGGATTTATGCGAGGCCAATATGGAAAGCCGGGTCGGCTATTGTGATAAGGCGGCGTGACGTCGACAGAAACACGCTAAACCGACGTTCACCTCCCTCCCCCGCTCGCCGATTAGAATCTAGAGATTCCAGAGCCGCgcatacaaattattttaccgATATCGATATATTCGCGGGGCCACGTGACGCCTCGACAGCTTtccaattatgaatatattaacgttGCGCGCTATTGGCCGCGATACGAATgagtaattaattatcgatcgtgCGATCCGTTTAAGGGATTTCAGCGAATTCTCGAtcgatggaatatatatataaatccattGAGATATTACGAGATCGGAAGCTGAAATACGAATTTCGTCtcgaacgaaatattaaaattgcacgatattttttatcttgctTGTGAACGtctttttccatcgattttcaTAGATCCAAGGATTAAAATTGGTGGATGCACGATACTTTTTATACACTGTTCACGGATTTTCGTGGATAAAAATCGAtggagatattaaaattggtGGACGCATTATTTATGCTTGCTGCAAACTATGAATGATCtcatgaaagaaatattaaaattggaagatGCATGggattttttatacttttatactaTAACCTATTCACGAATTCTCAtgaacgaaatattaaaattggaagatACGATTTTTTATACTTGTTACAACTTATTCACAAATggacgaaatattaaaattgaaggatgcacgatattttttatatttgttacaaaCTATTCACGAATTCTCGTAGACGTCGATAGacatattaaaattggaaacgtTTGCTACAAATTATTCGTGAATTCTCATGGATGAGATGTTAAAATTGAAGGATGCGGTTACTTTTTATTGCTACAAACTTTTCACGAATTTCCatggatgaaatattaaaattgaaagatgcagttattttttattgctacAAACTATTCACGAATTTTCGTAGACGTCGATAGacatattaaaattggaaacgtTTGCTACGAATTATTCGCGAATTCTCATGGATGAGATGTTAAAATTGAAGGATgcagttattttttattgctacaaacttttcacgaatttccatggatgaaatattaaaattggaagatGCACGATATTTTTTACGCTTGCTACGAATTATTCGTCAACTCTcatggaaatattaaaattggagaATGCACGATACTTTTCACAAACTATTCTCGTGGATAAAGATCGatagagatattaaaattggacGAAGCACGATACGTTTTACACGTGCTACAAACTGTTCGCgaattctcgatcgattagcatattaaaattgatacacCGTGTAAGACACCTTGCACGCTTGGTCCACGAACGATTCTCGAACGATGACAAGACGCGATCCGCCGAGGCGAGACGACGAAAGCGCATCGAGATCTTTCCGCGCGAAAGATCGATCCGATGAGCGGGTTTTCGAGCGGAGTTCGATTACAGAGGATGGAACGAGAGAGCGACGGCAACGCGATGCAATGGCGAACGAGCGAACGgcgatcgataatcgatctCGTTCAACGTTACGATCTCGACGTTAACTGCCTACGATTTCGAAACGCCTCTGTCGGCGTTCGTTGCCTCGCTCGATCCTTTCTTGATCATTGATTTAAAGCGAATCGATGTCGCGAACCAGAGATCCGAATCGAGGTTAAATCGGGCCGAGTTTTATCTCCGTTTACGCGcctatttgcatatttttcttatctctttAACCAGgcgcttttttcccttccttatCGAATTTTCATGACATTAAGCGACAAGGAATTCGACGTACttgaatctaattaattaacgcaACCTTTTTCAAGCGacggtattaaattttttaataacaaccAACCGACTCGTTCACTCGAAACACTGGCAATAATTTTCacgttaagaaattatttttattatttttattaactaaaattatacaataacgCGTACAGCGACAGGTGAtcgatctttcaaaaattttttaaagaaaatctgctatacatatatacatatgtatatgatgtatatgtatatatgaatgCTCTGCCAACCCAATACGTATTTCTACGCACAATTTTAATCGTGACACAGAGATAAAAGATCGGAAAGAAAGATCAGAAGGATATTTCACGAGATGAATCCTCGACGTCTCGTCAAGTCGAGGAGGAGCGAGAGAGGAAGGATAAGGCCGCGGGTCGATAAGGTGTTTCGCGCGTGCACAGCTCGAAAACCGAGCCACCAATAAAAAACCACCCCAGGTTCCTGTTTCTGAGCCGCGTGGCTTTTGTTGTTCGCCTACACCTTCATCGATCGGCCCGACACCGGTCCCTCGCTCATCTTTGACAGCGCGGAACGCGAGGCGAGAGATACGCGAAACGCCTG contains:
- the LOC100578824 gene encoding zinc finger protein ZIC 4; protein product: MMNAFLDGVSSHPHHLANLGIKLSPSGGGGTAGSTDAGTGVQPAPGDAPSQQHHHFHPQGYPPHHPHPASHMAPHMGHHMSHHPGYAARDFLLRREHEFNATANPTTPESGLGLFTPLHHDGTAATMQQFSHHPSQHPLAAGHYPGHYPQDSRLPPHHQYLAAPHLTPASIHHQQHSAVTHPSHHPHGAFLRYMRSNGSGGGGGGGGGAGGAGGIGGGQRQEMSCMWVDQDAPGPGRKLCGKLFNSLHDIVTHLTVEHVGGPECTTHACFWQGCSRNGRAFKAKYKLVNHIRVHTGEKPFPCPFPGCGKVFARSENLKIHKRTHTGEKPFKCEYSGCERRFANSSDRKKHSHVHTSDKPYNCRVSGCDKSYTHPSSLRKHMKVHGMTLGEGKIGGGYESEGEESSSSGGSLSVTGHTESPQPPPVVPTTTTTNPPSSHPSTRGPELTEWYVCQPPTVGPQHSPLPGPPPPHHLGAHHFNPLMHHQATAY